One segment of Triticum aestivum cultivar Chinese Spring chromosome 2A, IWGSC CS RefSeq v2.1, whole genome shotgun sequence DNA contains the following:
- the LOC123188370 gene encoding histone H2A.4, with protein sequence MAGRGKAIGTGAAKKATSRSSKAGLQFPVGRIARFLKAGKYAERVGAGAPVYLAAVLEYLAAEVLELAGNAARDNKKTRIVPRHIQLAVRNDEELTKLLGGATIASGGVMPNIHQHLLPKKASSSKASTVDDDDN encoded by the exons ATGGCCGGTCGTGGGAAGGCAATCGGCACCGGCGCGGCCAAGAAGGCGACGTCCCGGAGCTCCAAGGCTGGGCTGCAGTTCCCCGTGGGAAGGATCGCCAGGTTCCTCAAGGCCGGCAAGTACGCCGAGCGCGTCGGAGCCGGCGCCCCCGTCTACCTCGCCGCCGTCCTTGAGTACCTCGCCGCTGAG GTCCTGGAGCTGGCCGGAAACGCCGCCAGGGACAACAAGAAGACCCGTATCGTGCCGCGGCACATCCAGCTCGCCGTGCGCAATGACGAGGAGCTGACCAAGTTGCTCGGCGGCGCCACCATCGCCAGCGGCGGTGTGATGCCCAACATCCACCagcacctcctccccaagaaggcctcttcctccaaggcgtccaccgtcgatgacgacgacAACTGA